The Dyadobacter subterraneus genome window below encodes:
- a CDS encoding cation diffusion facilitator family transporter, with the protein MAQESKLPIYGALGANIGIAVIKFIAASVTGSSAMLSEGIHSTVDSGNELLLLLGISRSKKPADQGHPFGHGKELYFWALIVGILIFALGGGMSLYEGITHIEHPEPLKDPKWNYIVLAVSMFFEGGSLIIAVKKFNELRGKGTFWSELRSSKDPSLFAVIYEDAAALAGLITAFFGVFLGHYFNNPLFDGVASIVIGIILCVVAVVMVIESRKLLVGESAQSDIVRGIYELVNQDSDVSTVYYPLTMHLSPNEILLALDVQFRKDISLKELVEAVSRTESNIKAAFPDVKRIYIEARNLAKSGEQIAQEYREKEEL; encoded by the coding sequence ATGGCCCAAGAATCAAAACTTCCTATTTACGGCGCGCTCGGCGCCAATATCGGGATTGCAGTTATCAAATTTATCGCCGCATCAGTCACCGGCAGTTCTGCCATGCTTTCGGAAGGAATTCACAGCACGGTAGATTCCGGAAATGAATTATTGCTGCTTTTAGGCATCAGCAGAAGCAAAAAACCAGCCGATCAGGGACATCCGTTTGGTCATGGGAAAGAACTTTATTTCTGGGCGTTGATCGTGGGAATTTTAATTTTTGCATTGGGTGGCGGTATGTCTTTGTATGAAGGAATCACACATATTGAGCATCCTGAACCGCTAAAAGATCCAAAATGGAATTATATCGTGCTGGCAGTTTCCATGTTTTTTGAAGGCGGGTCGCTGATTATAGCCGTCAAAAAATTCAATGAGCTGAGGGGAAAAGGTACTTTCTGGAGTGAATTGCGATCAAGTAAAGATCCTTCACTTTTTGCTGTGATTTATGAAGATGCCGCGGCTCTGGCTGGTTTGATTACCGCATTTTTTGGTGTTTTCCTTGGTCATTATTTCAACAATCCGCTTTTTGACGGCGTTGCTTCCATCGTGATTGGTATCATCTTGTGTGTTGTGGCCGTAGTGATGGTAATTGAGAGCAGAAAATTACTGGTTGGTGAAAGTGCTCAATCGGATATCGTCCGTGGAATTTATGAACTGGTCAATCAGGATTCTGATGTTTCTACGGTTTATTATCCGTTAACCATGCATCTTTCTCCAAACGAAATTTTACTGGCACTTGATGTCCAATTTAGAAAAGATATTAGCTTGAAAGAACTTGTAGAAGCCGTCAGTCGGACAGAAAGCAATATCAAAGCTGCTTTTCCGGATGTGAAAAGAATTTACATTGAAGCCAGAAATCTGGCAAAATCGGGAGAACAAATTGCACAGGAGTATAGGGAAAAGGAGGAATTATAA
- a CDS encoding RsmB/NOP family class I SAM-dependent RNA methyltransferase, producing the protein MKLYRGLIEATVQALQQIFSDKQQADRVVERLLKSNPKWGARDRAFLAENIYEIVRWWRLIKYSASQEKVTQPEHFWKMVGTWQIIKPAQLHTETDNILPEWTEFEEINLETVLSRYQEALKVRKIAQSIPDWIDEVGERELGDKWEKEITALNNQAPFVLRVNTLKSDLQAVISVFGEDKVELVKEVPTAIVLKKRQNVFGQDAFKRGFFEVQDAGSQLIPAFLDLKPGQTVIDACAGAGGKTLQIASLLENKGNIIALDIEHFKLEELQKRAVRNGVKILTTGLIKNESTVKDLVEKADRLLLDVPCSGLGVLRRNPDTKWKLQPGFLTTIRNTQWHILSTYSKMVKRGGKMVYATCSLLPSESEDQVTRFVMEFGDRWRLMDERRTSVADEGYDGFYMALLERIK; encoded by the coding sequence TTGAAACTATATAGAGGATTAATAGAGGCGACGGTTCAGGCCTTGCAGCAAATTTTTTCAGACAAGCAACAGGCAGATCGTGTTGTAGAACGTTTATTAAAATCCAATCCGAAATGGGGCGCGCGCGACCGGGCTTTTTTGGCGGAAAATATTTACGAAATTGTGCGCTGGTGGCGTTTAATCAAGTATTCCGCAAGTCAGGAAAAAGTGACACAGCCGGAACATTTCTGGAAAATGGTTGGTACCTGGCAAATTATAAAACCTGCACAGCTTCATACCGAAACCGATAATATCTTACCTGAATGGACAGAATTTGAAGAAATTAACTTGGAAACGGTTTTGAGCCGTTACCAGGAAGCTTTGAAAGTCCGCAAAATTGCCCAATCCATTCCAGATTGGATCGATGAAGTTGGTGAAAGAGAATTGGGCGATAAATGGGAAAAGGAAATTACTGCGCTGAATAACCAGGCTCCTTTTGTCTTACGTGTCAATACTTTGAAATCCGATTTACAAGCCGTTATTTCTGTTTTTGGTGAAGACAAAGTAGAATTGGTTAAAGAAGTTCCGACGGCAATTGTACTTAAAAAGAGACAAAATGTTTTCGGACAGGATGCATTTAAAAGAGGGTTTTTCGAGGTTCAGGATGCAGGTTCGCAACTGATTCCCGCATTTCTTGATCTCAAACCCGGACAAACCGTTATAGACGCTTGTGCAGGTGCTGGAGGGAAAACTTTGCAAATTGCTTCTTTACTGGAAAATAAGGGGAATATCATTGCGCTTGATATTGAGCACTTTAAACTGGAAGAACTTCAAAAACGCGCAGTCCGGAATGGCGTTAAAATTTTAACGACAGGTTTGATCAAAAATGAATCAACGGTGAAGGATCTCGTTGAAAAAGCAGACAGACTTTTGCTGGATGTACCGTGTTCAGGACTTGGCGTTTTGAGAAGAAATCCTGATACAAAGTGGAAATTGCAACCTGGATTCCTGACTACAATCCGAAATACGCAGTGGCATATTTTGAGCACTTATTCCAAAATGGTGAAAAGAGGCGGTAAAATGGTTTACGCAACTTGCAGCTTATTACCCTCGGAATCAGAAGATCAGGTAACAAGATTTGTTATGGAATTTGGTGACCGTTGGAGGTTAATGGATGAACGCCGCACATCCGTAGCCGACGAAGGCTACGACGGATTTTATATGGCTTTGCTTGAAAGAATAAAGTGA
- a CDS encoding intradiol ring-cleavage dioxygenase has product MERKEFLRRGFLSALGSAAILPILGSCSKDSVDPTTTTDTTTGTTTGTTTGSCTTTATETAGPFPTKTPSTLVLNDITSDRTGTKLTVKITIQNKNNSCAALANAIVDIWHCDAAGNYSEYGGSGMQSTNYTTVHFLRGRQTTDANGLVTFTSIYPGWYSGRAPHIHAHIYNSSGTSLLVTQIAFDQTINNTVYAQGAYKSHGLQDTTNSNDNVFSDGVSTELASFTGSVADGYVLTHTIVVSA; this is encoded by the coding sequence ATGGAACGCAAGGAATTTTTAAGAAGAGGATTTTTATCAGCACTAGGATCGGCCGCTATTCTTCCGATTTTAGGATCGTGCAGCAAAGATAGCGTAGATCCAACAACTACGACTGATACGACAACCGGGACAACGACAGGAACTACTACTGGCTCATGTACGACAACTGCGACTGAAACAGCAGGGCCATTTCCTACCAAAACGCCAAGTACGCTGGTGTTGAACGATATCACTTCTGATCGTACCGGAACAAAACTGACGGTGAAAATCACGATTCAGAACAAAAACAACAGCTGCGCAGCTTTGGCAAATGCGATCGTGGATATCTGGCATTGCGATGCTGCCGGAAATTATTCTGAATACGGTGGAAGCGGAATGCAGTCAACCAACTATACTACTGTTCATTTTCTTCGCGGAAGACAAACAACGGATGCAAACGGGCTGGTAACTTTTACCAGTATTTATCCAGGCTGGTATTCAGGACGTGCGCCGCATATTCATGCACATATTTACAACAGCTCAGGAACTTCACTTCTGGTAACGCAAATTGCTTTTGACCAGACAATCAATAACACAGTTTACGCTCAGGGCGCATATAAAAGTCACGGTTTGCAGGATACTACAAATTCAAATGACAATGTTTTCAGCGACGGTGTTTCAACAGAACTGGCTTCGTTTACAGGAAGTGTTGCTGACGGTTACGTGCTGACGCATACGATCGTAGTGAGTGCTTAA
- a CDS encoding alpha-L-fucosidase gives MKKSLSFLILILLTFPFTGKAQITKKGKPLTELQQQFIDLRFGMFIHYNIPTYVNQDWPDPDTSPSVFNPTKLDCNQWAKAAKSAGMTYGCLTTKHHSGFCIWDTKTTDYNVMNSPLKKDVVKEYAESFRANGLKVMLYYSILDTHHKLRPGFIEKKHIEMIKAQLTELLTQYGEISALIIDGWDAPWSRISYDDVPFEEIYTLVKTLQPNCLLMDLNAAKYPKETLFYTDIKSYEQGAGQKISKETNKLPALSCLPINGSWFWKTNFPTDPVKNPNELVNNNLIPFNQVFCNFILNVAPNRDGLIDDNALKALKEMGDLWKKGGNVPKLGPVDAPIISSNIAKHQPVNSSWSNDMDIMDFANDDNFSTSWVSNKEVKNPWFEISFDKDKAFNTITIAQGEASIKKYRVEYFENGNWKPLQTVNNPEKIKTLRFDRIWAGKVRISIDEFTAPPTLAEVGVYNERR, from the coding sequence ATGAAAAAATCACTATCGTTTTTAATCCTCATTCTTCTAACTTTTCCTTTTACCGGAAAAGCACAAATCACAAAAAAAGGAAAACCGCTTACCGAGCTGCAACAGCAATTTATCGATTTGCGCTTTGGCATGTTTATCCATTACAACATCCCGACTTATGTAAATCAGGACTGGCCGGATCCGGATACTTCGCCTTCTGTTTTTAATCCTACAAAACTAGATTGCAATCAATGGGCAAAAGCAGCGAAATCTGCCGGGATGACATATGGCTGTCTGACGACCAAACATCATAGCGGTTTTTGCATCTGGGATACCAAAACGACGGATTATAATGTCATGAACAGCCCTTTGAAAAAAGATGTCGTGAAGGAATATGCTGAAAGTTTCCGGGCAAACGGATTGAAAGTGATGCTTTATTATTCAATTCTGGATACGCATCACAAACTTCGTCCGGGATTTATTGAAAAGAAACATATTGAAATGATCAAAGCGCAGCTTACCGAATTGCTGACCCAATACGGCGAGATTTCCGCGTTGATTATTGACGGCTGGGACGCGCCATGGTCGAGGATTTCGTATGACGATGTTCCTTTTGAAGAGATTTATACTTTGGTAAAAACCTTGCAGCCCAATTGTTTGCTGATGGATCTGAACGCCGCGAAATATCCAAAAGAAACCCTTTTCTACACCGATATTAAATCATACGAACAAGGCGCCGGACAGAAAATTTCAAAAGAAACGAATAAGTTACCGGCTCTTTCCTGCCTGCCGATCAATGGCTCATGGTTTTGGAAAACTAATTTCCCGACTGATCCGGTTAAAAATCCAAATGAATTAGTAAACAATAACCTGATTCCGTTCAACCAGGTTTTCTGTAATTTCATTTTAAACGTTGCGCCAAATCGTGACGGATTAATTGATGACAATGCCTTAAAAGCATTAAAAGAAATGGGTGATCTATGGAAAAAAGGAGGTAATGTACCAAAACTTGGTCCGGTTGACGCGCCTATCATTTCTTCCAACATTGCCAAACATCAGCCGGTAAATTCCAGTTGGAGTAATGATATGGATATCATGGATTTTGCCAATGACGACAATTTCAGTACTTCCTGGGTTTCAAATAAAGAAGTTAAAAATCCATGGTTTGAGATTTCTTTTGATAAAGACAAAGCCTTCAATACCATTACGATTGCGCAGGGAGAAGCTTCTATCAAAAAATATCGTGTGGAATATTTTGAAAATGGCAACTGGAAACCACTTCAAACAGTGAACAATCCCGAGAAAATTAAAACATTACGTTTTGACAGAATCTGGGCCGGAAAAGTGAGAATTTCAATTGACGAATTTACCGCTCCCCCAACGCTGGCCGAAGTTGGCGTCTACAACGAAAGAAGATAA
- a CDS encoding D-arabinono-1,4-lactone oxidase: MKKRTFLKISSALMTAPLFSPLTGWATGEKLKNWAGNLEYSTTKLYQAKSTEQVSEFVKKHNKFKVLGTRHCFNKIADSKDEFISLTQADELIEISADGKSVTVNSGLKYGQLSPVLDKKGYALHNLASLPHISVAGACATATHGSGNKNGNLSTAVSGMEIVTGMGETIKLTKEKDGQKFLAAVVNLGALGVVTKVTLDIQPTFEMNQYVYQNLPFSELKDNFEAIEAKGYSVSLFTNWQSRDIAEVWVKRKIEKGENYKPDAELFGAKLATKNLHPIPELSAENCTVQMGVPGPWYERMPHFKMGFTPSSGVELQSEYFVPRKNAVDAIMAVYKLADQVGPHLLTTEIRTIAADNLWMSPCYKQDSVAIHFTWKQDWPNVSKLLPIIERELAPFNARPHWGKMFTMAPARLQSLYEKLPDFQNLIKEYDPQGKFRNGFLDTYVYQN, translated from the coding sequence ATGAAGAAAAGAACATTTCTAAAAATATCATCTGCATTAATGACTGCTCCTTTATTTTCTCCTTTGACAGGTTGGGCGACTGGCGAAAAGCTCAAAAACTGGGCCGGAAATCTTGAATATAGTACCACCAAATTATACCAGGCCAAATCAACGGAACAGGTCAGTGAATTTGTAAAAAAGCACAATAAATTTAAAGTACTTGGTACGCGTCATTGCTTCAATAAAATCGCCGATAGTAAGGATGAATTTATTTCCCTTACCCAGGCAGATGAATTGATTGAAATATCCGCTGACGGCAAATCGGTTACTGTAAATTCAGGTTTGAAATATGGACAGCTAAGTCCTGTTCTTGATAAAAAAGGTTATGCTTTGCACAACCTTGCTTCGCTGCCGCATATTTCCGTTGCGGGTGCGTGTGCGACTGCAACGCATGGTTCTGGGAACAAAAACGGGAATTTATCCACCGCAGTTTCCGGGATGGAAATTGTTACCGGAATGGGTGAAACCATAAAATTGACAAAAGAAAAAGACGGGCAGAAATTCCTGGCAGCCGTTGTCAACCTTGGTGCCTTAGGTGTAGTAACAAAAGTAACGCTGGATATTCAGCCAACTTTTGAGATGAATCAATATGTGTATCAAAATCTGCCTTTTTCGGAACTGAAAGACAACTTTGAAGCCATTGAGGCAAAAGGTTATAGTGTTAGTCTTTTCACAAACTGGCAAAGCCGGGATATTGCGGAAGTTTGGGTGAAAAGAAAAATTGAAAAAGGAGAAAACTATAAACCGGACGCAGAACTTTTTGGTGCAAAACTGGCCACAAAAAATCTCCACCCAATTCCAGAATTATCAGCAGAAAACTGTACTGTTCAAATGGGTGTGCCCGGTCCATGGTATGAAAGAATGCCGCATTTTAAAATGGGTTTTACACCAAGCAGCGGCGTAGAGTTACAATCGGAATATTTTGTGCCGAGAAAAAATGCAGTGGACGCTATTATGGCAGTTTACAAACTGGCCGATCAGGTTGGTCCGCATTTGCTGACAACCGAAATCCGTACTATCGCCGCTGACAATCTTTGGATGAGTCCTTGTTACAAACAGGATAGCGTGGCGATACATTTTACATGGAAACAGGATTGGCCGAATGTTAGTAAACTTTTGCCAATTATTGAAAGAGAATTGGCTCCATTTAATGCCCGCCCGCACTGGGGGAAAATGTTTACCATGGCTCCGGCCAGACTGCAATCGCTTTATGAAAAACTGCCTGATTTTCAGAATTTAATAAAAGAATACGATCCTCAGGGGAAATTCAGAAATGGGTTTTTGGATACGTACGTTTACCAAAACTAA
- a CDS encoding DUF1624 domain-containing protein, protein MKRVDTIDFTRGLVMIIMALDHVRDLMHTTSLTQSPLDFNTTTTGLFLTRWITHLCAPTFVFLSGTSAFISLKNNQDISAGRKFLISRGLWLILLEFTLINFALWADIQFRILVLQVIGAIGAGFIILSLLLKLSSRTIGIIGLIIIFGHNLLDNVTFEENPVLKVIWTFFFRLNIFEVTPNFTFGILYPIIPCLGIMLAGYGCGQIFLLEDGKRRKTLFFIGIGLLAFFTVLRYTNFYGDQSPWSVQKNAVFTFLSFMNVSKYPPSLLYASVTLGISFLFLALADGVKNGFTRFVSIYGKVPLFYFLLHWYLVHSLMFVMVFAQGFTWKDLPFGAFKFGRPETGSGVELPYIYLIWAFVVLSLYPLCVWYSKYKAAHREKKWLRYL, encoded by the coding sequence ATGAAACGCGTTGATACGATTGATTTTACCAGAGGTTTGGTCATGATCATTATGGCTTTGGACCATGTGCGTGATCTGATGCATACGACGTCCCTGACACAAAGCCCTCTGGACTTTAATACCACGACTACCGGGTTATTTCTGACACGGTGGATCACGCATCTTTGCGCACCAACTTTCGTTTTTTTATCCGGAACGTCAGCTTTTATTTCCCTGAAAAACAATCAGGACATTTCTGCCGGCAGGAAGTTTCTTATAAGTCGTGGTTTGTGGCTGATTCTTTTGGAATTTACGCTTATCAATTTCGCTTTATGGGCTGATATTCAGTTTAGGATACTGGTTTTGCAGGTTATCGGAGCTATCGGCGCAGGGTTTATTATCCTGTCTTTGTTATTGAAGTTATCATCACGAACCATCGGAATTATTGGGCTGATCATTATTTTTGGTCATAACCTTCTGGACAATGTTACTTTCGAAGAAAATCCTGTTTTGAAAGTTATCTGGACATTTTTTTTCCGGCTTAATATTTTTGAGGTCACGCCAAATTTCACATTTGGCATTCTTTATCCAATTATTCCCTGTCTTGGAATTATGTTGGCTGGTTATGGTTGTGGACAAATATTTTTGCTTGAAGATGGAAAAAGAAGAAAAACCTTGTTTTTCATTGGAATCGGTTTGCTGGCATTTTTTACTGTTCTGCGATATACTAATTTTTACGGGGATCAATCACCTTGGTCGGTGCAGAAAAATGCCGTTTTTACGTTTCTGTCTTTTATGAATGTTTCCAAATATCCGCCTTCCTTGCTTTATGCATCAGTTACATTAGGTATTTCGTTTTTGTTTCTTGCTTTGGCTGATGGTGTAAAAAATGGATTTACGCGGTTTGTATCTATCTATGGCAAGGTGCCTTTGTTTTATTTTCTTTTGCATTGGTATCTGGTTCATTCATTGATGTTTGTGATGGTGTTTGCGCAGGGATTTACATGGAAAGACCTGCCTTTCGGTGCATTTAAGTTTGGACGGCCAGAAACTGGATCCGGGGTTGAACTTCCTTACATTTACCTGATCTGGGCTTTTGTCGTGCTTTCACTTTATCCTTTGTGTGTCTGGTATTCAAAGTATAAGGCTGCACATCGGGAGAAAAAGTGGTTAAGGTATCTTTAA
- a CDS encoding catalase-related domain-containing protein: protein MSDNTKRSGVNLGNGIRFKQGFASDTESAILSDFSGISPLIMNLNAVEGFAADEEDYNLPGLFYREMLSDDDRANLVCNIICSLQGIDNPQKENIIKEQLYHFFKIDTKLGLAVADGLKVKVGALLLSR from the coding sequence ATGAGCGACAATACAAAAAGATCAGGTGTTAATTTGGGAAATGGTATCAGGTTTAAGCAGGGATTTGCGTCAGATACAGAATCCGCCATCTTGTCTGATTTTTCAGGAATATCGCCTCTGATTATGAATTTGAATGCTGTTGAAGGTTTTGCAGCCGACGAGGAGGATTACAATTTGCCAGGCCTGTTTTACAGAGAAATGTTATCTGATGACGACAGGGCTAATCTGGTATGTAACATTATTTGCTCATTACAGGGAATCGATAATCCTCAAAAGGAGAACATCATAAAAGAGCAGCTGTATCATTTTTTCAAAATTGATACAAAACTTGGTTTGGCTGTGGCGGATGGATTGAAAGTTAAAGTTGGTGCACTTTTGTTGTCACGATAA
- a CDS encoding AI-2E family transporter — MNSTVPQPFYHKLSHTMIALALITLTIYLGQDIIVPLAMATLLAVLLRPIESWLTRHGIPKVLAISLAVLFAILIVAGLAVLLSMQLADFSDEWPKLQKNINNFYLDARRWIRREYSVSYRQQDQYLKKAQTQTMENFQGGETLGIITGPLGSLVLLPIYMFLLLYYRTMLLLFMVELFTQKHKEKVMEVLGEIKAIIQSYMVGLLLETTSVAILNCIGLLVLNVQYAILLGIMAAILNLVPYIGGLVAIVLAVMVTFISHPEIDTILGVVGIFLAVQFVDNNFLVPLVIGSKVRINALVSIVGVLVGGAIAGISGMFLSIPVIAMMKVVFDRVEGLEAWGILLGDQTPKEAKGNLFGLRKKKEPEKIETDLE; from the coding sequence ATGAATTCAACTGTACCGCAGCCCTTTTACCACAAGCTTTCACATACGATGATTGCTTTGGCTTTGATTACGCTTACCATTTATCTTGGCCAGGATATAATTGTACCTCTGGCCATGGCTACATTACTTGCCGTTTTGCTAAGACCTATCGAAAGCTGGCTCACCCGTCACGGAATTCCTAAAGTGCTGGCGATAAGTCTGGCCGTTTTGTTTGCAATATTGATAGTAGCCGGACTAGCCGTTTTGCTTTCCATGCAGCTGGCCGATTTTTCTGATGAATGGCCGAAACTTCAAAAGAATATCAATAATTTTTATCTTGATGCCCGTCGCTGGATTCGCCGTGAATATAGTGTTAGTTATCGTCAGCAGGATCAGTATCTGAAAAAGGCCCAAACGCAAACTATGGAAAATTTCCAGGGTGGGGAAACGCTCGGAATTATTACCGGACCGCTGGGAAGCCTGGTTTTACTTCCGATCTATATGTTTTTGCTTCTTTATTACCGCACCATGCTTTTGCTGTTTATGGTTGAATTATTTACCCAAAAACATAAGGAAAAAGTAATGGAAGTTTTGGGTGAGATCAAGGCTATTATTCAAAGTTATATGGTGGGTTTGCTTTTAGAAACGACTAGTGTCGCGATTTTGAACTGTATAGGATTGCTGGTTTTAAATGTACAATATGCTATTCTTTTGGGTATTATGGCTGCGATCCTGAATCTTGTTCCATACATTGGCGGGTTGGTAGCTATTGTTTTGGCCGTCATGGTTACATTCATCAGTCATCCTGAAATTGATACAATTTTAGGCGTCGTCGGAATATTTCTGGCGGTCCAGTTTGTAGATAATAATTTTCTGGTTCCGCTGGTTATCGGTTCTAAGGTTCGAATTAATGCACTTGTATCCATCGTCGGTGTTTTAGTGGGTGGCGCTATCGCCGGTATTTCCGGAATGTTTTTGTCTATCCCGGTAATAGCGATGATGAAAGTAGTTTTTGATCGTGTAGAAGGCCTGGAAGCCTGGGGTATTCTCCTCGGAGACCAGACGCCTAAGGAAGCAAAAGGTAATTTGTTTGGTCTAAGAAAAAAAAAGGAACCCGAAAAAATTGAAACAGATTTGGAATAA
- a CDS encoding putative quinol monooxygenase gives MIALGLLVRLEAKPGKEQEVADFLKSGLSLVMDEPDTVTWYGIKIGKSTFGIFDTFPDEAGRNAHLAGKVAAALMANASELLASDPVIEKIEILASK, from the coding sequence ATGATCGCATTAGGATTACTTGTAAGACTGGAAGCTAAGCCAGGAAAAGAACAGGAAGTAGCAGATTTCCTGAAAAGTGGATTGTCGCTTGTTATGGATGAACCCGATACCGTGACTTGGTACGGAATTAAAATTGGAAAGTCAACTTTCGGAATTTTTGACACCTTTCCTGACGAAGCTGGCCGAAATGCGCATCTAGCAGGGAAAGTTGCGGCAGCACTTATGGCAAACGCATCTGAACTTTTAGCGTCGGATCCGGTAATCGAAAAAATTGAAATTTTAGCTTCAAAATAA
- a CDS encoding protease inhibitor I42 family protein: MKKFMWISVILVVLVNMRCATSKSKRKVVILEKSETTVALRNGSSLTVKIPLQAGTGYDWTLDKGKSQIEEISSYTEKSQKENLPGRKRMKIFTLRTTKAMGEDLLKFNLSRSFEKGPAAETRILNVIIEP; the protein is encoded by the coding sequence ATGAAAAAGTTCATGTGGATTTCAGTGATTCTTGTAGTGCTTGTCAATATGAGATGCGCCACATCTAAAAGCAAACGTAAAGTCGTAATTCTCGAAAAAAGCGAAACCACAGTTGCACTCCGGAATGGATCGTCGTTGACCGTAAAAATTCCGTTACAGGCCGGAACGGGTTATGACTGGACACTTGATAAAGGCAAATCCCAAATTGAAGAAATATCGTCCTACACAGAGAAATCTCAGAAGGAAAATCTTCCCGGTAGAAAAAGGATGAAGATTTTTACACTGCGGACTACAAAGGCGATGGGCGAAGATTTATTGAAATTCAACCTGAGCCGTTCTTTTGAAAAAGGACCTGCTGCTGAAACAAGGATTTTAAATGTGATCATAGAACCATGA
- a CDS encoding 5'-nucleotidase, lipoprotein e(P4) family, with protein MKKYIILITALALGCTTTRQQSVTTVSPTNLTAEGKLFTALFQQRAAEYKALCFQAFNIAHIRVDEALLQPQSKPLAIITDIDETVLDNSPYDVKQSLQGKDYEQKSWEEWTALSKADTIPGALPFLKYASSKGVKIFYLTNRAEAERKGTLANLVKFGFPDAVNENLILKQTVSSKELRRQKIAETHNIIMFMGDNLADFSALFDKKPEEERVKNTYASAADFGKRFIVLPNPVYGEWEAAVYQYNLKLKAAQKDSVIKSVLKSY; from the coding sequence ATGAAAAAATACATCATTTTAATCACTGCGCTGGCTTTGGGATGCACCACAACGAGGCAGCAATCGGTTACCACTGTATCTCCCACAAACCTGACAGCCGAAGGAAAATTATTTACCGCATTGTTTCAACAAAGAGCGGCAGAGTATAAAGCGCTGTGTTTTCAGGCATTCAACATTGCGCATATCCGGGTAGACGAGGCTTTGCTTCAGCCACAATCAAAACCTTTGGCCATAATTACAGACATTGACGAAACCGTTCTGGACAACAGTCCGTATGATGTAAAACAATCATTGCAGGGTAAAGATTATGAGCAAAAATCATGGGAAGAATGGACGGCACTTTCCAAAGCTGATACCATCCCCGGCGCCTTGCCATTTTTGAAATATGCATCTTCAAAAGGTGTAAAAATATTTTATCTTACCAATCGTGCGGAAGCAGAAAGAAAAGGAACGTTGGCGAATCTGGTAAAATTCGGATTTCCGGATGCGGTTAATGAAAATCTGATATTGAAACAAACCGTATCTTCCAAAGAATTAAGACGGCAGAAAATAGCAGAAACACATAACATCATTATGTTCATGGGAGACAATCTGGCTGATTTCAGCGCATTGTTTGACAAAAAACCGGAAGAAGAAAGAGTGAAAAATACCTACGCATCCGCAGCTGATTTTGGTAAACGTTTCATTGTTTTGCCAAATCCGGTTTATGGTGAGTGGGAAGCAGCGGTTTATCAGTACAATCTCAAATTGAAAGCTGCGCAAAAAGATTCTGTTATTAAAAGTGTTTTGAAAAGCTATTGA
- a CDS encoding pirin family protein — MMITQTEGQIYLAGQRGCSQLSWFRSFHTFNFGLYQDHNREPFGNLKVLNDDTLAAGKSFKMQLAENTEMILLPVVGAVEYTNSLGETGILEAGQMQIFSAAEGMEYEISNPYEKELINFIQIFLKNNQYPFVPKVQEINIDLENRNQLFPLFSPGQNGLTTHQETFGFIGKYSGRKEDLYHLKNPENGIFVFIIEGAFEVQNRLMETRDGLSLRNLDELEFEALSNDAIILILEVSGV, encoded by the coding sequence ATGATGATCACACAAACGGAAGGACAAATTTATCTGGCCGGGCAACGCGGATGTTCCCAATTATCCTGGTTCCGGAGTTTTCATACTTTTAATTTTGGTCTTTATCAGGATCACAACAGAGAGCCATTTGGTAATTTAAAGGTTTTGAATGACGATACCCTGGCAGCCGGAAAAAGCTTCAAAATGCAGCTGGCAGAAAATACAGAAATGATTTTACTACCGGTTGTCGGCGCGGTTGAATATACAAACAGCTTGGGTGAAACGGGAATTCTGGAAGCCGGACAAATGCAGATTTTCTCAGCTGCGGAAGGTATGGAATATGAAATTTCTAATCCATATGAGAAGGAACTGATAAATTTTATTCAAATATTTTTAAAAAATAATCAATATCCTTTTGTTCCCAAGGTTCAGGAAATTAATATTGACCTGGAAAACAGAAATCAGCTATTTCCGCTGTTTTCTCCCGGACAAAATGGTCTTACTACTCACCAGGAAACTTTTGGTTTTATTGGGAAATATAGTGGTCGGAAAGAAGACCTGTATCATCTTAAAAATCCGGAGAACGGAATATTTGTATTTATTATAGAAGGTGCTTTTGAAGTTCAGAACAGATTGATGGAAACCCGGGACGGTTTGTCGCTCCGGAATCTTGATGAACTGGAATTTGAAGCACTTTCAAACGATGCGATTATATTGATTCTTGAGGTATCCGGGGTCTGA